A single genomic interval of Gemmatimonadota bacterium harbors:
- a CDS encoding thiol-activated cytolysin family protein produces the protein MTRLLRLTALAGLSVLAACGTDSTGPDGGIPKSPDAAKIESIITALPEWVDNMPSQRAPVARPAVFLREALGSDFMDYKCDVSNLNTVKPFNRVLSAGSNLSNLYPGALIEGKTLRGGSPAVITSLARAPMTLRISLPLGNQSIEVKDVNSVTMAQAIADLQRRGATEQGVKDVIPANMVFELTEANTFDQSMTAVGVSAGYSNPLKGIDASGNINSSNTRSVKTNSVVVKFVQEMYTINVAEDLLPKGSDFFAASVREADLQALVASGKFGPDNIPLYIESITYGRALFFSARSTDVIDVNELKAAMNVAGGAFRGGATLTQRQRSLLSTANYQILPFGGPQSAATAAIASLDWSKFFVPAEATTAVPIAFTVKTLKGRQVATIHNNVAYDQRTGCRAPGSYTVNVNLTRVERASGFCLACAFIARVDASFMQVGVFGPTTGPQNFNVTRTRTIAPGQSFNLCSEFAEVAGCMPFGYPGAVNGNLNNMKSIGDGSTVTFTPTVNALGATGKFTYRVTKRANYL, from the coding sequence ATGACCCGCCTCCTTCGCCTTACCGCCCTCGCCGGGCTCAGCGTCCTCGCCGCGTGCGGCACTGATTCCACCGGCCCCGACGGGGGCATCCCCAAGTCGCCCGACGCGGCGAAGATCGAGTCCATCATTACCGCCCTCCCCGAGTGGGTCGACAACATGCCGTCCCAACGGGCACCGGTCGCCCGTCCGGCGGTGTTCCTGCGGGAAGCCCTGGGGAGCGACTTCATGGACTACAAGTGCGACGTCTCCAACCTGAATACGGTCAAGCCATTCAACCGCGTGTTGTCGGCGGGGAGCAACCTGAGCAACCTCTATCCCGGGGCGCTGATCGAGGGGAAGACACTGCGCGGCGGGAGTCCAGCGGTGATCACCTCGCTGGCGCGGGCTCCGATGACGCTCCGCATCTCCCTCCCGCTCGGCAATCAGTCGATCGAGGTGAAGGACGTGAACAGCGTGACCATGGCGCAGGCCATCGCGGACCTGCAGCGTCGTGGCGCGACCGAGCAAGGGGTGAAGGACGTCATCCCGGCCAACATGGTCTTCGAGCTGACCGAGGCGAACACGTTCGATCAATCCATGACAGCGGTCGGCGTCTCCGCCGGCTACAGCAACCCGCTCAAGGGGATCGACGCGAGTGGGAACATCAACTCCAGCAACACGCGGAGCGTGAAGACCAACTCGGTGGTGGTGAAGTTCGTGCAGGAGATGTACACGATCAACGTGGCCGAGGACCTGTTGCCGAAGGGGTCGGACTTCTTTGCTGCGTCGGTTCGGGAGGCCGATCTCCAGGCACTGGTGGCGAGTGGCAAGTTCGGGCCGGACAACATTCCCCTGTACATCGAGTCGATCACCTACGGCCGGGCGCTGTTCTTCTCGGCGCGGTCGACCGACGTGATCGATGTCAATGAACTGAAGGCCGCGATGAACGTGGCGGGCGGAGCCTTCCGCGGCGGCGCGACCCTCACCCAACGACAGCGCAGCCTGCTGTCCACGGCGAACTACCAGATCCTGCCGTTCGGTGGCCCGCAATCGGCCGCGACGGCCGCCATCGCCTCGCTTGACTGGAGCAAGTTCTTCGTGCCCGCCGAGGCGACTACCGCGGTCCCGATCGCCTTTACGGTGAAGACCTTGAAGGGGCGGCAGGTAGCCACGATCCACAACAACGTGGCGTACGACCAGCGAACGGGGTGCCGCGCGCCGGGGAGCTATACAGTGAACGTGAACCTGACGCGCGTGGAGCGGGCCTCGGGGTTCTGCCTGGCATGTGCGTTTATCGCCCGGGTGGATGCGAGCTTCATGCAGGTTGGGGTGTTCGGACCCACGACGGGCCCCCAGAACTTCAATGTCACCCGCACCCGGACCATCGCGCCGGGACAGAGCTTCAACCTCTGCTCCGAATTCGCGGAAGTGGCCGGCTGTATGCCATTCGGCTATCCCGGCGCGGTGAACGGAAACCTGAACAACATGAAGTCGATCGGGGACGGCAGCACCGTGACCTTCACGCCGACGGTCAACGCCCTCGGGGCCACGGGGAAGTTCACCTACCGGGTAACCAAACGCGCGAACTACCTGTAG
- a CDS encoding tetratricopeptide repeat protein, whose translation MTTIPAPLPSQRAPATRSRELRGELDTIVRKALQVDAAQRYRTAADFAEDLRRWLAREPILARRPTAAYRTWSFVRRHPLGVGASVAAVLALAALTATSLVQAGRARDAAERAAAGQRTAEQATNELVELLNLADPNISGGETITARGMLDRGATRILTGQTTDPDVRVSLAIALAAVYRNLAAYDSAGPLLDTALAIRTRTHGPASSAYAQVLHEYSTLQYALGNYDSTAALERRVLDIQRVAAPGDNAVTEAALEGLGTALDETGEYVEAEQHLRAALAMARVVHGDSAMEVANDLLSLAAVLRAQARYDDAVPLLEESVVVATQVRGRRNLDVANALNHLARTHSLAGRHEAAIPIVKEAIDIQATVHGKPHPETAASLGNLAGILANLARLDESRVVRLQSHEMLMAYFGRSHPYIGASFTAIGDLAFRQQDWQGALAAYREARVIQEATLPPNNPQRGTALTGIGRSLLALGRASEAEAPLRAAYRVRAAGLPKGHWHIAASALPLGECLLALRRPAQAEPLLREAAQLLEATFTVADGRARQARVALTNALRALGRTASADSVAAIRDSTDTR comes from the coding sequence GTGACCACGATCCCCGCTCCCCTGCCCTCTCAACGGGCCCCGGCCACGCGTTCGCGTGAGCTCCGGGGCGAGCTGGACACCATCGTGCGCAAGGCGTTGCAGGTGGACGCCGCTCAGCGGTATCGCACGGCCGCCGACTTCGCCGAGGACCTGCGACGATGGCTAGCCCGCGAACCCATCCTCGCACGGCGCCCGACGGCTGCATATCGCACTTGGTCGTTTGTCCGGCGTCACCCGCTGGGGGTTGGCGCCTCGGTGGCGGCGGTCCTCGCCCTCGCCGCGCTCACCGCCACCTCCCTGGTGCAGGCCGGCCGCGCCCGCGACGCCGCCGAACGCGCTGCGGCCGGCCAACGCACCGCCGAACAGGCGACCAACGAATTGGTGGAGCTGCTCAATCTCGCCGACCCCAACATCAGTGGCGGGGAGACGATCACGGCACGGGGTATGCTCGATCGCGGCGCCACGCGCATTCTCACCGGGCAAACCACAGATCCCGACGTGCGCGTCTCCCTGGCGATCGCGCTCGCGGCGGTCTACCGGAACCTGGCCGCCTACGACTCGGCCGGACCGCTCCTCGATACCGCACTCGCCATCCGCACGCGCACCCACGGCCCTGCCTCGTCAGCCTACGCGCAGGTCCTGCACGAGTACTCCACGCTCCAGTATGCCCTCGGGAACTACGATTCGACCGCGGCGCTCGAACGTCGCGTTCTCGATATCCAGCGCGTGGCTGCCCCCGGGGACAACGCCGTCACCGAGGCCGCGCTGGAAGGACTCGGGACCGCCCTCGATGAGACGGGCGAATACGTGGAGGCGGAACAACACCTGCGGGCCGCCCTCGCGATGGCGCGCGTCGTTCATGGCGACAGCGCCATGGAGGTGGCGAACGACCTCCTCTCCCTGGCCGCCGTGCTCCGCGCACAGGCACGGTACGATGACGCGGTCCCCTTGCTGGAGGAGTCCGTCGTGGTGGCCACCCAGGTACGCGGACGTCGCAACCTCGACGTCGCGAACGCGCTGAATCATCTCGCGCGGACGCACTCGCTGGCTGGGCGGCATGAAGCGGCCATTCCGATCGTCAAAGAGGCGATCGACATCCAGGCAACGGTCCATGGGAAGCCGCATCCCGAGACGGCGGCATCCCTCGGCAACCTCGCCGGGATCCTGGCGAACCTCGCGCGGCTCGACGAATCACGCGTCGTTCGGCTGCAATCGCATGAGATGCTGATGGCGTACTTCGGTCGCAGCCACCCGTACATCGGGGCGTCGTTCACGGCGATCGGTGATCTCGCCTTCCGCCAACAGGACTGGCAAGGAGCCCTCGCGGCGTATCGTGAGGCGAGGGTCATCCAGGAAGCCACCCTCCCGCCAAACAATCCGCAGCGCGGCACGGCATTGACCGGAATCGGCCGCTCCTTGCTGGCGTTGGGCCGTGCGAGCGAAGCCGAAGCGCCCTTGCGCGCGGCCTATCGCGTGCGCGCGGCGGGGCTGCCCAAGGGACACTGGCACATTGCCGCGTCGGCGCTCCCGCTCGGGGAGTGCCTTCTCGCGCTCCGACGGCCGGCCCAGGCCGAACCGCTCCTGCGCGAAGCCGCGCAACTGCTCGAGGCGACGTTCACCGTGGCCGATGGGCGTGCGCGGCAGGCGCGGGTGGCCCTGACGAATGCGTTGCGCGCCCTGGGGCGCACGGCATCGGCGGACTCGGTGGCGGCGATCCGGGACTCCACGGACACGCGTTAG
- a CDS encoding glycosyltransferase, which translates to MKPTRPRWTISVLTIPERESYLQTLLASIAALPGAAGLVVDVIYNRDTREAPADVEERVRGLVTGLQLNVYFNPANPTIGAARIQQLNHCKTPLVAFVDDDLSLHGDVLASVEEELRRLPVAGVGLRSYVEDTDQLFKPRASTPSVDAHGMRFMPVQGMLVAGYRRLFLDVGGFNPRREFWGEWTELNLRLWRSGFPTGYAMSGAFLRHWERAPASPTRSMVGREENVLWGLMCTALEYDAIEEGPETTPFWDLVESRYIAYSFGADVRIRDVLRTALRLTPRMSAMYPQIAAFRDTVRQHPFDFKPFHAFTTEEVAAVLAHAAARIGPYRADAWGGSSD; encoded by the coding sequence ATGAAGCCCACGCGCCCTCGCTGGACCATCAGCGTCCTCACGATTCCCGAACGGGAGTCGTACCTCCAGACGCTCCTCGCCTCCATCGCTGCGCTCCCCGGCGCGGCCGGGCTTGTCGTCGACGTGATCTACAACCGGGATACCCGCGAGGCACCAGCTGACGTCGAGGAACGGGTGCGCGGCCTCGTGACGGGATTGCAGCTCAACGTCTACTTCAACCCGGCCAACCCGACCATTGGCGCCGCGCGGATCCAGCAGCTCAATCACTGCAAGACGCCGCTGGTGGCCTTTGTGGATGACGACCTCTCCCTGCACGGCGACGTCCTCGCCTCCGTGGAAGAGGAGCTCCGCCGCCTGCCCGTGGCTGGCGTGGGACTCCGTTCCTACGTTGAGGACACCGACCAGTTGTTCAAGCCACGGGCGTCGACGCCCAGCGTGGACGCGCACGGCATGCGGTTCATGCCCGTGCAGGGGATGCTGGTGGCCGGCTACCGACGGCTGTTCCTGGACGTTGGGGGGTTCAACCCCCGGCGGGAATTCTGGGGCGAGTGGACGGAGTTGAACTTGCGCCTCTGGCGCTCAGGGTTCCCGACCGGCTACGCCATGTCCGGCGCATTCCTCAGGCACTGGGAGCGAGCCCCCGCTTCACCGACGCGCAGCATGGTTGGCCGGGAGGAGAACGTGCTCTGGGGCCTGATGTGCACCGCGCTCGAGTATGACGCGATCGAGGAAGGACCGGAGACCACGCCCTTCTGGGACCTGGTCGAGTCCCGGTACATCGCCTACTCGTTCGGCGCAGATGTCAGGATTCGGGATGTCCTGCGCACCGCCTTGCGCCTGACACCGCGGATGAGCGCGATGTACCCCCAGATCGCGGCCTTCCGGGATACCGTGCGCCAGCATCCGTTCGACTTCAAGCCGTTCCACGCCTTCACCACAGAAGAAGTCGCTGCCGTCCTGGCTCACGCCGCAGCGAGGATTGGCCCCTACCGTGCCGATGCCTGGGGCGGATCCAGCGACTGA
- a CDS encoding serine/threonine protein kinase, which yields MGTVYLAERADEAYQAQVAIKFLRGTLATPDLERRFRAERQFLATLDHPGIARLIDGGTAPDGTPYFVMEYVDGEPLDTWCDAHHLDVRARVALVQRICDAVQHAHQGFVVHRDLKPANILVTADGSPKLLDFGIARLVDDSREGRDLTFYQAMTPSYASPEQLRGGVITTASDVWSLGVILFRLLAGVPRTTSTASRRPRSNGG from the coding sequence ATGGGGACCGTCTACCTCGCCGAACGCGCAGATGAGGCATATCAGGCGCAGGTCGCCATCAAGTTCCTGCGCGGTACGCTGGCGACTCCGGATCTCGAGCGGCGCTTCCGCGCCGAGCGCCAGTTCCTCGCCACGCTCGACCACCCGGGCATCGCGCGCCTCATCGATGGCGGCACCGCCCCGGACGGCACGCCGTACTTTGTCATGGAGTATGTCGACGGCGAGCCGCTCGACACCTGGTGCGACGCCCACCATCTGGACGTGCGCGCCCGCGTCGCGCTGGTGCAGCGGATCTGCGACGCGGTGCAGCATGCGCACCAGGGGTTCGTCGTCCATCGCGACCTCAAGCCGGCCAACATCCTTGTCACCGCTGACGGCTCGCCCAAGCTTCTCGACTTCGGCATCGCCCGGCTGGTGGACGACTCGCGGGAGGGGCGCGACCTCACCTTCTACCAGGCGATGACCCCGTCCTACGCGAGCCCGGAACAGCTGCGCGGCGGGGTCATCACCACCGCGTCCGATGTCTGGTCGCTCGGCGTCATCCTGTTTCGCCTGCTGGCCGGTGTTCCCCGCACGACCTCGACGGCCTCTCGGCGGCCGAGGTCGAACGGCGGGTGA
- a CDS encoding sigma-70 family RNA polymerase sigma factor, protein MSEGNTVTRVLRAWQVGDEVDLDRLMPMVYEELRALASRQMQGERVGHTLQPTAVVHEAFLRLSGTDIQWNDRVHFFAVVAATMRRVLVDHAKSRRRDKRGGGAAHVSLDEALHVVDGAVSDVIGLDEALTRLAVHEPRKARVVELHYFGGLNYDEIASTLELSAATVDRDLRFAKAWLRTELRPPEDPT, encoded by the coding sequence ATGTCCGAAGGGAACACCGTCACGCGTGTGCTCCGCGCCTGGCAGGTCGGCGATGAGGTGGACCTCGATCGCCTCATGCCCATGGTGTACGAGGAACTGCGTGCCCTTGCATCGCGGCAGATGCAGGGCGAGCGGGTCGGCCACACGCTCCAGCCGACCGCCGTGGTTCACGAAGCTTTCCTGCGGCTGTCCGGCACCGACATCCAGTGGAACGATCGCGTGCACTTTTTCGCCGTCGTCGCGGCCACGATGCGGCGGGTCCTTGTGGACCATGCCAAGTCGCGTCGACGCGACAAGCGCGGTGGTGGCGCTGCGCACGTGTCACTCGACGAGGCGCTGCACGTCGTGGACGGGGCCGTGAGCGACGTCATCGGACTGGACGAGGCCCTGACACGGCTCGCCGTCCACGAGCCCAGGAAGGCACGCGTCGTGGAGCTGCATTACTTCGGGGGGCTCAACTACGACGAGATCGCATCGACGCTCGAGCTCTCTGCAGCCACCGTGGACCGTGACCTGCGCTTCGCCAAGGCGTGGCTTCGTACCGAACTGCGTCCGCCGGAGGACCCCACGTGA